ATATGAACACAATCCAAATTGACCCATACATAAATAAATGGGTCGAATTTTCCCTTTCTAGTAAACTGCAATAAAATGTTGAAATAAATGCATGATCACATACGGGAATGTGAAATCGGGATCACCATAGACGTTAACATCAGGTGCGGTGCCGTATTCACGTAAACAAACGGAACGTGCATCCTCGCTGGCATTTCTTGCCACCTCAACCGGCGACATTTTTGCGTGTATATAGCCGATTCGATCTGGTGGAGGATTCGGTTCATGCATCGCCACATGCTGCCCTGAAAACGATTAACAAATTTCAAAACCCATTTTCAAAGACACAACCATACATAGAAGTATGCAAGAAAAAGAAAATCGATACGGGTCATATGCACAGTCAATAAATGAAATACAAAATCATGGTTAAAAGAAGATGAGACTAACCGATTAACATGCGTATCCCAATTCTTGACATATAAAAGCGATCGAGAAACTGGTGAATATCATCCAGATCCTTGTAATCAAGTTTCGGGTCAAGATCTTTCTTTAACTGTTGAACACCTAAAGCCAAGGTAGGGACGACATTATTATGTCTTACTTTGACCAAATTAATCATTTTCGTGAATTCTTGCTCGTCATTTTTGTCCTTAATATCAGGAAACAGTCTAAGGTCACGAAATGAGTCCACGTACCAATCCCGCACCTTGAAAGTCACAAACAAAATGAAATCAGTTGTCCAAATTTGGGACCTGAATACGCCAAATAAGCTAATACCAAGCTGTTAAGGTTCGAACCAAATTGATGTTGTGAGGTTAAAGACACAGTAATGTTAAAGAGTTTGAAACATTTCCCAACTAAGATCTCAATATCTGCAAGATTCATAAGTTATAAACCCTAATTCAGATAAAAAAAAACGAAACCTTCACAGGAAACGTACAAATAACGTCTTCATTGTATAAAAGTTAGTTTTAGTTAAACTATAATATTAAGCATTAACACTCCCTCTGATTGAGAACAGAAAATAAACACATATGAGAAATACGTTGTTTTCAGGTTAACAGTATACCATTATTAAAAAGTTTACCCTTAGCCCCTTTGAGCAAGGGTAACATAAACTGTTCTCAATAAGCAATCGCAAAACAACCCCTAAAATAGCAATGCTAccctcaaaaacatcatatacccaAAGAATAAAATAtccagaaaagaaaaagaaaaaaaaaacaatttccGAATTAGGCAACTTAAAGAAACCCCAATTCAGAATCACAAATAAAAAGTATAAACCATGAAATAAAATATCCAGAAAAAAACACCCAATTTCTAAATCAGAAAACTTAAAAAAAACCCCAAATCAGAAACACAAAGAAAAAGGATAAAAAAATCATTACTTTAAGGATAGCAGGTTTTTGAGACAAGCCATAGGGGAGTGATTCGAGCTCAATGGCACGCCTAGCGATCCTTATGGGCAGCTCTTTATGAAGAAATTGAGCGGCTAAGATGAGATTACGTTCTGTGAATTTTGACCCAAATTCCAACATATAACGAAGACTCACACCGGTTTGTTTCATACAGCCCCATTTGTGTACTTCTTCAATCAGGCCTTTTGAGTAAGAATCGTATAGTTTCTTGGCTGCCATACTAATTAATTAAATAGAGTAATATTTCACTTCAACTGTACCATTTTTTTTCTCAGCCACACGACACAACGCATATATCGCAATCACTCATTCACTATACTGGTATCGAGTATTCATTGAAaattacaaataaataaataaataaacaaatttaaGTTTTAATACGGAGTAGTAGAGTTGTATAATACGGAGTAGCTTAtagtttatttaaattaatatttatatttatataaatttaattaattaattaattttataagATAAAGTATCATGCTTCCGTCAGTTCCCGCCCTGAACGCCGCCCTACAGGGCACTGATGCTACCAACATGCCGCCCCGGCCGCCCTACTTCTTCCCTGGTCTTACGCCCCCACTTTTGTGTTTCTCACGCATGTTGCAACACGGTTTAAACGACCAAACAAGTGATCAAGTGAATAAGTGATCGTTGGAGGGaggaaaaaaaaagaaaatgtCAAATGGAACGGCTAGTTTCAAGTTTTAATTTTTTCTGACTTATTTTACcgtgtatatacatatctatatcgaCACTTATTCAACGCATTCAACACTCATTTAATTTACATATCATCCAAAATGAGTTcttgaaaaaaaaattaagataGAGACTCCGTCGAGCAAGATATGTTTCAAAATTTATTCGATCTTAACCAAACTAGTGGATTTTCGCAATTTGCAAATGTCAACCCTTTTTGTCTATGTTTCTTCAAtttcaacaacaacaacttcaataCTACCCGAACCAACAACTTCCGACAACACCTTATATTCCCACACCACACCCGACACCAAACCAAACACCTTATATTCCAACACTACCCGGCGATTCGGAAGAAGAAGAGGCTCAAGAGACACAACCCGAAATCGAACCGTCCACCAATCCGAAAGGAAAGAAAGTGAAGTGTCTGAAAGTTCCGTGGTCCTAGATGGAAAGCAGAATTTGATCGAGCGTTAGGCTCATGTTTCTGAACGTTCGGATACAGATAACTCACAAACGAAGGATTCATTTTGGGGTGAGGTACTAGTTTCGGAGCAAAGACGTGCGGATCAAATTAACGGAAAATGAAGTAAAATGACAAAGGATGTTAAACAAATTATTGAAATATACTCAAAGCTTTCGTCATATTGATAAAGTGGATGGGGAGGGGGGAAGATCTTATGAACAATGCACGAAAAATGTTTAAGTAATAAACTAAAAGGTCGTTTACTTATGAGGATGCGTGGCGAGTTATAAAAGATTGCCAGAAGTTTTTAACCGATGAAGGTATTTTGTCAATCAACAAAAGAAAGCATGCTGAAGATGTTCCAATTAATTTGGGAGATGAAAGTTCCACCGCGAACACAGACACGAACTCTTACCCGAGTCAATTTGAAAATTTATTTAAGGATCAAGACCCAATCTGACGTCCACCAAGTTGAGCTAAAACTCACAAGGATTGGTACTCTTCAGATGCCGCGAGTCGTATGTCATCCGATAAAGCACGATTAAAGATAGCTATATCAGCTGAAGCTTCAAAACGAGAAACTAAAAAAAAACCATGGAAAAACTACGTGTAGAAAGCGTGACGCGTACAATATTTAAAGGTTGAAGCTTCTTTCCAAGCTGATTTTACGTGACTTGCCTCCTGACGCATACACGATGCTAATGAGGGCTCGAgataaaattaaaaaagaaaaacatGTGAAACAATTGGAAGAGTCGAACAAAGATGAGTAGTTCTATTATTTATTTTCTAGTAATTTAATTAATAGCGCGTTTTAATTATTacagtattttaattattatgtgGTACGTGGTATTTTAGAttattgtaatgtttttaattaatgaaattttagttttatttcAATAATTACTAcgtatttgatttgatttataaataaaaagaatataatataaaaattaGCTAAAAATATTGGAGAAATATGTATGGTTGATGTTACACTAGTTCTGGCGAGAAACTTGTCATGGACCGAGAGCCCTCTCTCTCTTCTATTAGAGAACATCCCAATTCTAGTGGTCTTGCTATTCGACCCAACAACGATTAGCCCCCATAGGGAAGAGAACGTATCTTTTACAATTTTCTTTTTCTCTCTATCCCAAATTAATCTCCacctatacatatatatttcaAATTGGCGGTTCGATTTTTAGCGTGAAACTAAATAAGTTAGGGTTTTGTCACCAGTTAAATTTGCGTACGGAAACTGTTAAGAGATTTGGAATTGAAGCAAAAGCGAAATCAATCAAATATGGCGGATTGGCTGAAGAAacaagtggtggtggtggtggaagacACTGCAGCTTTTCGTCCTTATTGGCCTACCATTCTCAACGATCATCTCAACAATCTTATCAGGTTCATTATGTCGTGTGTGTGTATATGGATTATCCTTTGAATTGTTGAAATTAAGTTCTGGATTGATTGATTGATATCGTATTAGTACTATTTTGCATCATAGAAAACAAATTATGTTTGCATACACATGAAGTGCGTTAACGAACACAAATATAACCGTTGCAAACTTTGTTACAATATCCAGCATGCATTATTAATTAAGCTTTCATAAGGGAATGAATATACATAACTTTATAGTAGATTATGCTTTGTATCAATTAGATATTAGTGTTTCAACTTGTTTACAACCTTGAAGATGTGGTTGTGCGTGTATGTATGTGATAGTTGTGGGTGTAGAATATGTATTTAGGTTAAATCTTCCTTGAGCTTATGTGTTGACATGCAAATGTTTGTTTGCAGATCGTTTTCTCAGAAtgaatcttcttcttcttcttctgtaaGTGCATATAACTCATATATTACATTTTGTTTTTGCTTTATTTTACTCTATATTTTTTCTTATGTAGTTAGTAGTTTTTGACgtgtattttttttattgtttgtACTGGTGTTGTCATGTACTCAGGAGGAGGTTGCAGCAGCAGATTGTCCTCCTAGTGTTGAGTTTGCTATTGTCGTATTCAATGCTTGTGGATCATCTAGTTCCAAGAGTGTGTTTACTTACTTATTCAATTGCGTTTCGTTCTTTCCACATGGCATAAtagtatgtaaatatttatatatataacatatatctctTGTTTGTTGTAGTTAAATGGTTGTTACGTCAGTAAAACTGGACAAACGATGTGAATTGTTTGTTAAAGCTGCTAGCAGATATCGATttcagttcttcttcttcttctgatgcCCCCGACTTTTCTGCAATTGCTCAAGGACTTGCTCAAGCTCTAAGGGTATCGCTGGCTTTCAGAGTCTTCTTGCATCTCTTTTTGATTTGTCATCCAATTCATTCGTTACACAATTTAACTaacaatttttagttttataatgaATGAATGACAATCAGATGCTTCGTTCTTCAAATGAAAGCCAAAAGCAAAGGCATTGCATCGTTGTTGCTGCAACTAATCCAAATCCTCCTCATCCTGACGTGGAGGAAGTGACCATGCTTTTATTACAGGTATTTAATTAACAATGGATGGATTTGTTTTAGTTgtaaattattattaatgataattaaaatgTTAATCTCAACCACCAAGTTGCTAATCCCCCCCTCCCTTTTTTTAAACAGTCGAACGTGCGTCTATCCGTTTTATTTCCATTGTGGCAGCTTAAAATTTTTGGACCAATTAGCAATGCGGTAATTCATCAATAAATCAGAATATATCACCTTCAATTACTAGTATATATGCTGATTAATCGTGCTTTGATGACTTGGTACTTACAGGGTAAACATAATCCTTcaattgctgctgctgctgctgatacCGGCGTTGAAACTGTTACAGAAACTTTACATCATATGGGTCTCAGTGATAGTGATGGTAATTCTAACTATGTCAAAGTATGGCAGGTAATTAGTGAAATGGcatttctttttttatatatattatctttTGTTAAATATATTCATTCATGGGTCTCATGTACGGATGGGATTGTATGATATTAATGTGCGTTGTTTCAGTTTTGTAGTTTCTTTCTATTTTTACAAGATCTTGATTATTAAGGGATATGAAATATTGCACTAATAAAATAGTGTACACGATGCAGGGAGACTTAATTACTACGGTATCAGATGGCAAGCGTATGCCAATTACCATATTAAAAGTATGCCTCAAATCTTCTCATATGTTATTTGCAACACAACTTCAAAAGTTAAGCTCAAGCCTTGTTTTTTTTTACAGGCTTACCTGCATCAGTCAGTCTCTAAGTTGTAAAGTGTATTTTATTGACTTCACAataaactatttaaaaaaaaaaaaaaaaaaaaaatcatcttcATTTTTACCATTGTATGTATTAAATTTTAATGATCTCTTTCAGTGTTAAAGATTGGCCATCGTATCTTCATATCGATTTTGTTCTTCGGCCCAGAAACATGGAAAGAGTGCAAAAGTATGATTGATCAGATCTCTACGTGCGACGTTGTTTTGTTTGTAGTGCTTCCACAAGttatactaattttttttttttttttcccttaaTGCAGGAAATATGCTGAAATGTCACACCTGGTTCTTTTTCATGCTATGTGGTCCCATAGATTACTCAAAGATCTGCaaagacatgatgattatgtaagacAAAACATTTCCAAGATGCACAAGTACAATATTTTTACAGCTACACTTTAAGTTTTGAGGCTCACAACTTGTAACTTGTGCAGTGTGGAATCATTCAGTTACCGTCACAATTGCTGTTTTTCACCGTCACAAACGACCCATCTCGCTTTTTAGGAATTATTCTTAATAATGTAAGTTGTGCTTATTTTTATCGTTTTAACATTTTTGTGTTATCTTTGCCCTTTCTGTTTATTTAGTCGTGACTAATTTTTGTTATAATATGTCGTCTTTTATCTATTTGAACCACAGACACCCGAGCAGCAACAGATCCTGCTTAACAAAATGAAGGTGGGACATGCATGGAGGCGCTCCACAGATCGTGTTCAAGTTTCTTGACTGGGCCCATAAACTTTTATTGACTTTCTTGTAGCTTAAATCATTCGTTAATAGTTGGGACCATTGCTATTAAATTCCCATGAATTGAGATCACACCTTTACTTCCCGATGTGTACAAAAGCGTAGTGGGATCTTAGCGATTAGTTTGCTTGATTACTCTTTTTTGCTTACCTGGCAGTTCCTTAATAGTTCTTGTATATTCTATAAAGTACAATGTTAGTATGGAGAAATATGTATGGTTGATGTTAGACAAAATTTCACTCATTGTCCCCGAGGTTTACCTCAACTTTGACTTCTCGTCCTTTTTCCTTTTTTTATGCATCTCTCGTCCCTAATATTTGCACATTCAACATTCCTCGTCCTTCCGTCTATTTTCTGTCAATTTCAGACGTTAAGTGCAGTCACGTGCCAGGCATGAAATCACATAAACAGTTCCAGTAGCTTTTTCATCACCATAGTTCATCATATTCAAGCTAAAACACCAAAATCGAATCTGAACACGAAATCAAAGCTAGAAACTACACTAAAAAGTGGTTTCATAGCATAAGAGGTCTTCCTCATCGATCCAAGCTttgatttcgttgtttattttgctgAAAATCGATTCTTAAATCCAGTTTGACTTTATTTGACTTTTGGTGGGTTTTGAGTCCAAAGTGTTTTAATCAAATCTAAAAAATTACAAACGTTCACAATCATCCAGTGATCATTTCCCTAAAATTTCAGGAATTAATTCGTCTATTTGATGGGGTTTTCTTAATTTTTTCGTCCGAAAAATATAGACATAAAAACCGAATTTGTTTGTGATCTTGGTGATGTTTTTGGAAAAAATGAAAATGGAGATTTGTTAGTATGATTAAACCACATATTTCTGCAAGTTTTTGTGACTTAATTTGAAATTTTGAGCCACTTTCGGCTGTAATCGCTGTAAACCGCCGCAGCTCCGCCACCGTCGCCGGACATAGTTtgggtatgaaatgtcccgttcttattgattaaaaacgttccatattaattgatttcgttgcgaggttttgacctctatatgagacatttttcaaagactgcattcattttaaaacaaaccataacctttatttcatcaataaaggtttaaaagttttacgtagattatcaaataatgataatctaaaatatcctgtttacacacgaccattacataatggtttacaatacaaatatgttacaacaaaataagtttcttgaatgcagtttttacacaatatcatacaagcatggactccaaatctcgtccttatttaagtatgcgacagcggaagctcttaataatcacctgagaataaacatgctttaaaacgtcaacaaaaatgttggtgagttataggtttaacctatatatatcaaatcataata
The window above is part of the Rutidosis leptorrhynchoides isolate AG116_Rl617_1_P2 chromosome 1, CSIRO_AGI_Rlap_v1, whole genome shotgun sequence genome. Proteins encoded here:
- the LOC139871245 gene encoding pyruvate dehydrogenase (acetyl-transferring) kinase, mitochondrial-like, with the protein product MAAKKLYDSYSKGLIEEVHKWGCMKQTGVSLRYMLEFGSKFTERNLILAAQFLHKELPIRIARRAIELESLPYGLSQKPAILKVRDWYVDSFRDLRLFPDIKDKNDEQEFTKMINLVKVRHNNVVPTLALGVQQLKKDLDPKLDYKDLDDIHQFLDRFYMSRIGIRMLIGQHVAMHEPNPPPDRIGYIHAKMSPVEVARNASEDARSVCLREYGTAPDVNVYGDPDFTFPYVPNHLHLMVFELVKNSLRAVEERFMDSDKIAPPIRIIVADGLEDVTIKISDEGGGIPRSGLPKIFTYLYSTAKNPLDERSDLATADIATMAGYGYGLPISRLYARYFGGDLQIISMEGYGMLYLI